The following are encoded together in the Acidicapsa ligni genome:
- a CDS encoding redoxin domain-containing protein, with product MMLYSMRSAFLAAAGWLMLMACVADLHAASEPRVTNLSGQVQQLVPKGARVVVLIFAATDCPISNRYIPEITQLEREFAGSGVMFWWVFPNPGDTAAVIRKHEMEFSLHMPTLVDARQELVRMAHVGVTPEAAVFAVDGAKLREVYHGRIDDRYIAFGQQRPAATRHELADAVKALLADKPVAAATGGPVGCAIVPAVATQGVPLQP from the coding sequence ATGATGCTGTACTCGATGCGCTCTGCGTTCTTGGCGGCTGCGGGCTGGCTGATGTTGATGGCTTGCGTTGCTGACTTGCATGCTGCGTCTGAACCTCGTGTGACGAATCTGAGTGGCCAGGTGCAGCAACTTGTTCCCAAGGGAGCGCGGGTTGTGGTGCTTATTTTTGCAGCTACGGACTGCCCGATTTCAAATCGCTATATTCCTGAGATCACACAGTTAGAGCGCGAGTTTGCAGGGAGCGGGGTTATGTTCTGGTGGGTGTTTCCCAATCCTGGGGATACGGCCGCAGTGATTCGCAAGCATGAGATGGAGTTCTCGCTCCACATGCCTACGTTGGTGGATGCTCGGCAGGAGTTAGTGCGAATGGCGCATGTGGGAGTTACTCCCGAGGCGGCTGTTTTTGCTGTCGATGGTGCAAAGTTACGCGAGGTTTATCATGGGCGCATCGATGACCGATACATTGCGTTTGGACAGCAGAGGCCTGCGGCTACGCGGCATGAGCTTGCAGATGCGGTGAAGGCGTTGTTGGCTGATAAGCCGGTGGCGGCTGCGACTGGTGGGCCAGTGGGATGCGCGATTGTTCCTGCAGTTGCGACTCAGGGTGTTCCACTGCAGCCATGA
- a CDS encoding UbiD family decarboxylase, with protein MAYNDLREWIAALDKAGELKRIKEPVSPRLEIAEITDRASKAGSGSRSVPGAKGYAPGGPALLFENIVGHPGHRVFINQFGSERRMAMSLGVDRLEQIAERIHGLMNLKAPEGLLDKLKMLPQIGELAKMFPRTVAAKDAPCKQVILRENFNLLDFPVLTCWPHDGGPFITLPCVHTRDPRNGKRNIGMYRMQVYDGQTTGMHWQRQKVAAEHYREALRGAAAANAETDPKAARVAAMAESSGGAYAVPAGAVGGLPQVSFGNLKGSRMEVAVAIGTDPATTFSAIVPAPPDIEEFMIAGFLRGKPVDVVKCETVDLEVPAQSEIVLEGYVELGELRTEGPFGDHTGFYTMQDEYPVFHITCITHRKDPIYAATIVGKPPMEDAWMGKAVERIFLPMMKMTIPEIIDINLPPEGVFHNLMIISIRKSYPGQARKVMSAIWSLGQAMFTKCVVVVDEDCDVQDLGEVTLRVTNNIDPERDIQFTMGPIDSLDHASRLPNYGSKMGIDATRKWKAEGFDRPWPAMLEMDRTTKAKVDSIWVKLGIDR; from the coding sequence GTGGCCTATAACGATCTTCGCGAATGGATTGCAGCGCTTGATAAAGCTGGCGAGCTGAAGCGCATCAAGGAGCCGGTTTCTCCGCGGCTTGAAATTGCAGAAATTACGGATCGCGCTTCAAAGGCGGGTAGTGGATCGCGCTCGGTACCGGGTGCGAAAGGCTATGCGCCTGGCGGACCTGCGTTGCTGTTTGAAAACATCGTTGGGCATCCTGGGCATCGTGTGTTCATCAACCAGTTTGGCTCGGAGCGGCGGATGGCGATGTCGCTGGGTGTGGACCGACTGGAGCAGATTGCAGAGCGCATTCATGGGCTGATGAATTTGAAGGCTCCTGAAGGACTGCTCGACAAACTAAAGATGTTGCCGCAGATTGGGGAGCTGGCGAAGATGTTTCCCAGGACTGTTGCGGCGAAGGATGCGCCTTGCAAGCAGGTGATTCTGCGCGAGAATTTTAACTTGCTGGATTTTCCTGTGCTGACTTGCTGGCCGCATGACGGTGGACCGTTCATTACGCTGCCGTGTGTGCACACGCGGGACCCGCGCAATGGCAAACGTAATATCGGCATGTACCGGATGCAGGTGTATGACGGGCAGACGACAGGCATGCATTGGCAGCGGCAGAAGGTAGCGGCGGAGCATTATCGTGAGGCGCTGCGCGGTGCGGCTGCTGCGAATGCGGAGACGGACCCAAAGGCGGCGCGTGTGGCGGCTATGGCGGAGTCTTCAGGTGGGGCTTATGCCGTGCCTGCGGGCGCGGTGGGAGGATTGCCGCAGGTAAGTTTCGGCAATTTGAAGGGCTCGCGGATGGAAGTTGCGGTAGCTATTGGGACTGATCCTGCGACTACATTTTCTGCGATTGTTCCTGCACCGCCGGATATTGAGGAGTTCATGATTGCGGGGTTCCTGCGGGGCAAGCCTGTTGACGTTGTGAAGTGCGAGACTGTTGATCTTGAGGTGCCCGCGCAGTCGGAAATCGTGCTGGAAGGATACGTGGAATTAGGCGAGCTGCGAACGGAGGGTCCGTTTGGCGACCACACTGGTTTTTACACGATGCAGGATGAATATCCGGTCTTCCACATTACATGTATCACGCATCGCAAAGACCCGATTTATGCGGCAACGATTGTGGGCAAGCCTCCGATGGAGGATGCCTGGATGGGCAAGGCCGTGGAGCGGATTTTTCTACCAATGATGAAGATGACGATCCCGGAGATTATCGACATCAATCTGCCTCCTGAGGGTGTTTTTCATAACTTGATGATTATTTCGATTCGCAAGAGTTATCCGGGACAGGCGCGGAAAGTTATGTCGGCTATCTGGTCGCTGGGGCAGGCGATGTTTACGAAATGCGTTGTAGTTGTCGATGAGGATTGCGACGTGCAGGATCTCGGCGAAGTTACTCTGCGGGTGACGAATAACATCGATCCGGAGCGGGATATTCAGTTCACGATGGGGCCCATTGATTCGCTGGATCATGCTTCGCGACTGCCTAACTATGGGTCGAAGATGGGCATCGATGCTACGCGGAAGTGGAAGGCAGAGGGCTTTGATCGTCCGTGGCCGGCGATGCTGGAGATGGATCGGACGACAAAGGCAAAGGTCGATTCGATCTGGGTGAAGCTGGGGATTGATCGCTAA